One window from the genome of Malacoplasma penetrans HF-2 encodes:
- a CDS encoding P35 family lipoprotein → MKSQRKKLLKILSITGIFVATAAVPITLLSKYVISASLTNSKNQNNQDNNNQDGGGDTTPQAQTIVPKLKSSINLSGSLDKIFDAKNSSSSNTNSLIAQEIKNNLDKSFDNASDLEKVNNLSISVDGGFSGGVTWGNKQYDQNIGWGKETVGNEILYGSSLDQFNISSLDDFKSQLNNDTKLKDIISKSDASKFDSTATYSIASGSNLGLVGDNLVHVNVIETDASSNTKSIDLQIPISNINLNVSNMIVSVSGDNVETQTNKTTNFSYNVGISDQSQFTNPVDAPVASASEVKSANKILVKLGYAEVAANNQITLNQDLLKEELGIYNVTFSNANASIAPNGSTTDGTTGSYKISLDATPTPNKDFVWEDGTSDTKPVSFNVNVSVDEITPSLNSTLDLKGSLSRIFDTSGSGTRKDTNTVIAEDIKSNLNNYFSNGNDLKTVEDLDVTVNGNFPTSTWTGVAYDTWKSSTSYTGIYSSESAQIDITSLNDLKTKLTTKGLYGILLAAGLKFSGSSFAIQNEIGLSGGDLLHVNIRITSEWTTNPFTVDLAIPVSDINLKVSNLGVSVSGSNVKALSNGSVNYTYNVGIDDTVNFVKPTTGVTALSSANKTNVNEALVSLGFATKSGTNYTLNKDKISAALGVFNCTFEGISIQEDASTANNFTITLKATPNTNYYWEDGTNVPKELSFKVDLTVS, encoded by the coding sequence ATGAAATCACAAAGAAAAAAATTATTGAAAATCCTGTCAATAACAGGTATTTTTGTTGCAACTGCAGCTGTTCCTATAACATTATTATCTAAATATGTAATATCAGCTAGTTTAACAAATTCTAAAAATCAAAATAATCAAGATAACAACAATCAAGATGGTGGAGGAGACACTACACCACAAGCTCAAACAATTGTTCCTAAATTAAAATCATCTATTAATTTATCTGGTTCATTAGACAAAATATTTGATGCTAAAAATTCGTCTTCTTCTAATACTAATTCTTTGATTGCACAAGAGATTAAAAATAACTTAGATAAATCTTTTGATAATGCATCAGATTTGGAAAAAGTAAATAATCTATCAATTAGTGTAGATGGTGGTTTTTCAGGTGGTGTAACTTGAGGAAACAAACAATATGATCAAAATATTGGGTGAGGTAAAGAAACTGTAGGTAATGAAATTTTATATGGATCAAGTTTAGATCAGTTTAATATTTCTTCATTAGATGATTTTAAATCACAGTTAAATAATGATACAAAACTGAAAGATATTATTTCTAAGTCTGATGCTTCTAAATTTGATTCAACTGCAACTTATTCAATTGCTAGTGGAAGTAATCTAGGCTTAGTTGGTGATAATTTAGTTCATGTTAATGTTATAGAAACTGATGCTTCTAGCAACACTAAAAGTATAGATTTACAAATTCCAATCTCTAACATTAACTTAAATGTTTCAAATATGATTGTTTCAGTAAGTGGGGATAATGTAGAAACACAAACTAATAAAACAACTAATTTTTCTTACAATGTTGGTATTAGTGATCAAAGCCAATTTACAAATCCAGTTGATGCCCCTGTTGCAAGTGCTTCAGAAGTTAAGAGTGCAAATAAGATTTTAGTTAAATTAGGATATGCTGAAGTTGCAGCAAATAACCAAATAACTTTAAACCAGGATTTATTAAAAGAAGAGTTAGGAATTTACAATGTAACTTTTTCTAACGCTAATGCTTCAATTGCTCCAAATGGTTCAACAACAGATGGAACAACAGGTTCATATAAAATTTCTCTAGATGCCACTCCAACTCCTAATAAAGATTTTGTATGAGAAGATGGAACTTCAGATACTAAACCAGTATCTTTTAATGTTAATGTAAGTGTTGATGAAATCACACCATCATTAAATTCAACTCTTGATTTAAAAGGTTCATTAAGTAGAATCTTTGACACTAGTGGAAGTGGTACTAGAAAAGATACTAATACTGTAATTGCTGAAGATATTAAATCAAATTTAAATAATTATTTTTCTAATGGTAATGATTTAAAAACAGTTGAAGATTTAGATGTAACAGTAAATGGTAATTTCCCAACTTCTACTTGAACTGGAGTTGCTTATGATACATGAAAATCATCAACATCTTATACTGGTATATATTCATCAGAATCAGCACAAATTGATATTACTTCACTTAATGATTTAAAAACAAAACTAACAACTAAAGGTTTGTATGGAATCCTTTTAGCAGCAGGTTTAAAATTTAGTGGTTCTAGTTTTGCTATTCAAAATGAAATAGGTTTATCTGGTGGTGACTTATTGCATGTCAATATAAGAATAACATCCGAATGGACAACAAATCCTTTCACAGTAGATTTAGCAATACCAGTATCTGATATTAATTTAAAAGTTTCTAATCTTGGTGTATCAGTTTCTGGAAGTAATGTAAAAGCATTATCTAATGGATCTGTTAACTACACCTATAATGTTGGGATTGATGATACAGTAAACTTTGTTAAACCAACAACTGGTGTAACTGCATTATCTTCTGCTAATAAAACAAATGTTAATGAGGCATTAGTATCATTAGGGTTTGCAACTAAAAGTGGAACTAATTACACTTTAAATAAAGATAAAATATCTGCAGCTTTAGGAGTATTTAATTGTACTTTTGAAGGGATATCAATCCAAGAAGATGCATCTACTGCTAATAACTTTACCATTACTTTAAAAGCAACTCCTAATACTAACTATTATTGAGAAGATGGAACAAATGTTCCTAAAGAACTTTCTTTTAAGGTTGATCTTACAGTTTCTTAA
- a CDS encoding DUF3713 domain-containing protein, whose amino-acid sequence MARKLINKKRILKTLGILSFGIVPIVLSSCSSTSTLISRTVSKNDGSLFETYTTLKEQANYALNSDTGMKEFLKGITDDLILNWLYRLSQTSNVSFSNSYNNQRTQINEDYKDLVDSYKKTHGSSWALKFQQEVLDPVGGTEDAYKKDKWHSWATSQFETYLFNTDYLTYKDANGNIVEQSQLSSKTVSDLYTALKNQNFQFAVPTSNTNDYDAQYAKFMQYIWDQYVQIENPYVVNMSLWKYGTPTQGLGSLYTHAESTTTTQNEDSSNSDSSSGEDSGSTTTTNTGSYIYPYFGNDSSTSSTSATGTLTKFANFVSAANSVSESDVTLPSTGNNSSSPTSSKVKIPFKSTYDSDGYGLLYIPNSYTDDSSTYILAKNTSIYSDLYIEFAAASSYLFWRNSGITGTDVNMEAATTGTTSGNYGIPSIDKEIEKDISNSSVTSDPTSWVDSTTGLDKLTGQFVSTADIFTGSSGKSYELQLDKSYVNQIINPNGSLKSLLNKDLYVVDSFIPKNNNLTNFMMLRNSAGVHAISIDGYYYVNGASEAKSTLTTAEKKKRAGQVVLFRSLYNNLTNKNNGESDYSFSIDVQSELKTFYTNNLTWLIYNYAQQTDQTLFDMKALTSLSDSEKTLATSINNYLHEISYYTKTDDYNKALYNGKSTYSANYGIDAYKNGLAAPWTYQSFTDTDSNKYDSNPIISFQVGATASIVKNPFDTTTTSSALNYDGSTYVSNTSLKSSVTALTNNLNVLSNVSFEGFRYSQYIYSNLSYVNSAMNAFASEGSNLANLVKINYLKRYVSNYFDESTLQFKTGLSQVNNKDLTENLNYGLSNFFFNSTFDASTNKWLKFSAADTESWNKVVEQAQGATNKQKEELKNYKVKLWRQENQVLTSTAISNYLSLYTTVASIVYLLNDNANYFMNYLSNQITVGSTSYIAWQTSQNTTLEKEAGTSATALLSASVLKRNINNNFVSSYIGGENLYTSSGNLTVTYETDLNKSGWTDTKSPNVGGKSSYQDSTTATSYYSISSNMLGFLGLQTSSSNSLNSLITDRIFTNLSTDNPNGTGILYGYGNSYDSLISYVQNITNISSINTIANDLASKLKQSSLKQVADDRKLSLSQKKERIVTALTNLSTNSSESIRDVFKSRNGIVTGDQTSENNAQGLITDSANPSTQFSSYVIQINNNDVSSLSSFITVLSNNNGGASSGSTPTKEDNAYDIFSNLVVQQAVNTTLQSTILNLIIASQGKINAYDVRLFTSLGPQWLANWKVTNGSSSSSSGDSGSGDSSSSS is encoded by the coding sequence ATGGCTAGAAAGTTAATTAATAAGAAAAGAATTTTAAAAACTCTAGGAATATTATCTTTTGGTATAGTTCCTATTGTTTTGTCTTCTTGTTCTTCTACTAGTACTTTAATTTCTAGAACTGTATCTAAAAATGATGGTAGTTTATTTGAAACTTATACTACATTAAAAGAACAAGCAAACTATGCATTGAATAGTGATACTGGAATGAAAGAGTTCTTAAAAGGAATTACAGATGACTTAATTCTTAATTGATTATATAGATTAAGCCAAACTTCTAATGTTAGTTTTTCTAACTCATATAACAACCAAAGAACACAAATTAATGAAGATTATAAAGATTTAGTAGACTCTTATAAAAAGACTCACGGAAGCTCTTGAGCTTTAAAATTTCAACAAGAGGTTTTAGATCCAGTAGGTGGAACTGAAGATGCTTATAAAAAAGACAAATGACATTCATGAGCTACTAGTCAATTTGAAACTTATTTATTTAATACAGATTATTTAACTTATAAAGATGCTAATGGAAATATAGTTGAACAAAGTCAATTAAGTTCAAAAACTGTAAGTGACTTATATACTGCTTTAAAAAATCAGAATTTTCAATTTGCAGTTCCAACTTCAAATACAAATGATTATGATGCTCAATATGCTAAGTTCATGCAATACATTTGAGATCAATATGTGCAAATTGAAAATCCATATGTAGTTAATATGTCTTTATGAAAGTATGGAACACCAACTCAAGGTCTTGGTAGTTTATATACACATGCTGAAAGTACTACAACTACACAAAATGAAGATTCATCAAATAGTGATTCATCATCAGGTGAAGATTCAGGTTCAACAACTACTACAAATACAGGAAGTTATATTTACCCATATTTTGGTAATGATTCATCAACTTCTTCTACTTCTGCAACTGGTACTTTAACTAAGTTTGCAAATTTTGTTAGTGCTGCAAATTCAGTGAGTGAAAGTGATGTAACATTGCCATCAACAGGTAATAATAGTTCTTCTCCTACTTCATCCAAAGTCAAAATCCCTTTCAAATCAACATATGACTCAGATGGGTATGGATTATTATATATTCCTAATTCTTATACTGATGACTCATCAACTTACATTCTTGCTAAAAACACTTCTATATATAGTGATCTATATATAGAGTTTGCTGCTGCAAGTAGTTATCTATTCTGGAGAAATAGTGGGATAACAGGCACTGATGTAAATATGGAAGCTGCTACAACTGGTACAACTTCTGGTAATTATGGAATTCCTTCAATAGATAAAGAAATTGAAAAAGATATATCAAATTCATCTGTTACATCTGATCCTACTTCATGAGTTGACTCAACAACAGGATTAGATAAGTTAACAGGTCAGTTTGTATCTACTGCAGACATATTTACAGGTTCAAGTGGTAAAAGCTATGAGCTACAACTAGATAAATCATATGTTAACCAAATTATTAATCCCAACGGTTCATTAAAAAGTTTATTAAATAAAGATTTATATGTAGTTGATTCATTTATTCCTAAAAATAACAATTTAACTAATTTCATGATGTTAAGAAACTCAGCTGGAGTTCATGCAATTTCAATTGATGGATATTATTATGTTAATGGTGCTTCAGAAGCTAAATCTACTTTAACTACAGCTGAAAAGAAAAAGAGAGCTGGACAAGTAGTTTTATTTAGATCTTTATACAATAATTTAACTAATAAAAACAATGGTGAAAGTGACTACAGTTTTTCAATTGATGTACAGAGTGAATTAAAAACTTTCTATACAAATAACCTAACATGATTAATTTACAATTATGCACAACAAACAGATCAAACATTATTTGATATGAAAGCTTTAACTTCATTATCAGATTCAGAAAAAACATTAGCAACTTCAATTAACAATTACTTACATGAAATTTCTTATTATACAAAAACAGATGACTATAACAAAGCTTTATACAATGGTAAAAGTACATATAGTGCAAATTATGGAATTGATGCATATAAAAATGGTTTAGCAGCTCCTTGAACTTACCAATCATTTACTGATACTGATTCTAATAAATATGATTCAAATCCAATTATTTCATTCCAAGTAGGAGCAACTGCAAGTATTGTAAAAAATCCTTTTGATACTACAACTACATCAAGTGCTTTAAACTATGATGGTTCAACTTATGTTTCTAACACTAGTTTAAAATCTTCAGTTACTGCATTAACAAATAACTTAAATGTATTAAGCAATGTATCATTTGAAGGTTTTAGATATTCTCAATATATTTACTCTAATCTATCTTATGTAAATTCAGCTATGAATGCTTTTGCTTCAGAGGGATCTAACTTAGCTAATTTAGTTAAGATAAATTATTTAAAGAGATATGTAAGTAATTATTTTGATGAATCTACATTGCAATTTAAAACAGGTCTTTCACAAGTTAATAATAAAGATTTAACTGAAAATCTTAACTATGGTTTATCAAACTTCTTCTTTAACTCTACCTTTGATGCTAGTACTAATAAGTGATTAAAATTCAGTGCAGCTGATACTGAATCATGAAATAAAGTTGTAGAACAAGCTCAAGGTGCTACTAACAAACAAAAAGAAGAATTGAAGAATTATAAAGTTAAACTTTGAAGACAAGAAAATCAAGTTTTAACTTCAACAGCAATTAGTAACTATTTGAGTTTATATACAACAGTTGCTTCAATAGTTTATTTATTGAATGATAATGCAAATTACTTTATGAATTATCTTTCTAACCAAATAACAGTTGGAAGCACTAGTTATATTGCATGACAAACTTCTCAAAATACAACATTAGAAAAAGAAGCTGGAACTTCTGCAACTGCTTTATTAAGTGCAAGTGTATTAAAAAGAAATATTAACAATAACTTTGTATCTTCTTATATTGGTGGAGAAAACTTGTATACTTCTAGTGGTAATTTAACGGTTACTTATGAAACAGATTTAAATAAATCTGGATGAACAGATACTAAAAGTCCTAATGTTGGTGGAAAATCTTCTTATCAAGATTCAACTACTGCAACTTCATATTATTCAATATCTAGCAATATGTTAGGTTTCTTAGGTTTACAAACAAGCTCTAGTAATTCTTTAAATTCTTTAATTACAGATAGAATATTTACAAACTTATCAACAGACAATCCTAATGGAACTGGAATTTTATATGGATATGGTAACAGCTATGATTCATTAATTAGTTATGTACAAAATATAACTAATATCAGTTCTATAAATACTATTGCAAATGATTTAGCATCAAAACTAAAACAATCATCTTTAAAACAAGTTGCAGATGATAGAAAGCTATCTTTAAGTCAAAAGAAAGAAAGAATAGTTACTGCTTTAACTAATTTAAGTACTAATTCATCTGAATCAATTAGAGATGTATTTAAATCAAGAAATGGAATAGTAACTGGAGATCAAACTTCAGAAAATAATGCACAAGGATTAATTACAGATTCTGCTAATCCTAGCACTCAATTCTCTTCATATGTTATTCAAATTAATAATAATGATGTTTCATCATTAAGTAGTTTCATTACAGTATTAAGTAATAACAATGGAGGAGCAAGTAGTGGAAGCACTCCAACTAAAGAAGATAATGCTTATGATATTTTCTCTAACTTAGTTGTTCAACAAGCAGTTAATACAACTTTACAAAGTACTATTTTAAATTTAATCATTGCTTCACAAGGTAAAATTAATGCATATGATGTAAGATTATTTACATCTCTTGGGCCACAATGATTAGCTAACTGAAAAGTTACAAATGGATCTTCATCTAGTTCATCAGGTGATAGTGGTAGTGGAGATTCTTCATCAAGTAGTTAA
- a CDS encoding DUF3713 domain-containing protein — MKRINNKFINKTKKGKLLKYGWTLGLGVIPVIASSCGVSSTLIKNSYIVTGDQFTSNLSLSSIATKSLQSTSGMSAYLKSVVDRILYNWLVNLGNNNSEYKTLLDNKRNSINNSYNDSVKSYKKTHGSNWELKFQQEVLDPNGGTKEAYINSQLYSFARSTFTDKLFSTFYLSIYDTSKNEVVIYPTKENILDALKNSSGITNNGTNANQNLRFKFDNKVDLTADANEEPNKSFAAFQDYIYQKYVEYENPYIVDNVQWNYSTPSGSDGINSLYKIPTNSSSGEGDSNSGDSSGNSSGDSSSGGSTASTSSFVTRRSNSTSEAVPTADDDSSSGDSGDSDSDSSTTTTANSGSYAFPYFGNENGTNSSYGTVTKFVNFLNGSSTTSNYITNTDTGLKSIDKIHTDGDSTLKLVKNSTIFNDQSAEYASAVSYLYGVLSSTNGTTNGTSQMTDIKGQITHNIDLTSATNGLDYITSNFVSTSNLYTSSSGSTPSINSLLLPKEYLSNIINPNGSLSALSSNNLYVVDNFIPGTIKTSSSSTATGNPLDKFMFFRSSTGVEAVSIDGSTVIEKATTVKDKKAYAANVVLYRYFMGSEGHSNFTIDLSSELSTFFSSNIDWLIYQYINEGTNFAGIDGTSTSQTMFNLSEISANDQTLARAISFFVPASTYYNNIYSAAEKMYAAKKTYNQNYGYSVYSNGLASNFNYNYGQSTDAQNNYVNPNIFYENTLVAATANSPYLTTATSKNVNATTGSSGTSGSLYQQVLNSISSVVSNINKQDADYNRYTQYLYSTNYYVNAAMTSVLSNTGYVSAEIQNPILNNYIGSFYSVTNGSNRNSFSLSANPFSTSNSSDSTSTGELQTYLQNAMYNFFFLSNYTGESNSLISFGATTNTKSSSSISTSNNATNLLGNIRSYSFDLWNDNNSKDISTQASNYNTLYRTVASIKYLLGTDLSNFLQYMRSYVGNEKAYVAWQNSENTNVGALKTGTTTYTTPTSQSLITQSNLSINTNNAIYGNYVGKSPYTSSSSGGGSTSSPANAYNLDTNTSYQSSINTSYFSITSNSFTSNGSSGGGSNSSVNTGFMGLQLSSSNSLPSDVANALFTKPYDYNIGTTGVYYQYGTKENLKSEITNTITLANLTTLATNLDSLTNYAHNLTGIINSTKSLNEKKADLINVVDSLSEEEFKQFKGYVGNSVTSGSTTTINSYSSDATSVAKYGTYAIELKASDFNSLSSLQTALGASSGNAESYKLADEIICNLIVQYASQANNQTYWISNIVGNNKINIYDIRAYNAISSDGITWVRNFKTISK; from the coding sequence ATGAAAAGAATAAATAATAAATTTATTAATAAAACCAAAAAAGGAAAATTATTAAAATATGGATGAACTTTAGGATTAGGAGTAATTCCTGTAATTGCTTCTTCTTGTGGGGTAAGTTCTACATTAATTAAAAATTCTTACATTGTTACTGGTGATCAATTCACTAGTAATCTTTCACTTTCTAGTATTGCTACAAAATCATTACAGTCAACTAGTGGGATGTCTGCTTATTTAAAATCAGTAGTAGACAGAATTCTTTACAACTGATTAGTTAATTTAGGTAATAACAACAGTGAATATAAAACACTATTGGATAACAAAAGAAATTCAATTAATAACAGTTACAATGATTCAGTAAAGTCTTACAAGAAAACTCATGGAAGTAATTGAGAACTTAAGTTTCAACAAGAAGTTTTAGATCCAAATGGTGGGACAAAAGAAGCATATATAAATAGTCAATTATATTCTTTTGCTAGATCTACTTTTACTGACAAATTATTTTCTACTTTTTATTTATCAATTTATGATACTTCAAAAAATGAAGTAGTAATTTATCCTACAAAAGAGAATATTTTGGATGCATTAAAAAATTCATCAGGAATTACTAATAATGGTACAAATGCAAATCAAAATTTAAGATTTAAATTTGATAATAAAGTTGATTTAACTGCTGATGCAAATGAAGAACCTAATAAATCATTTGCAGCATTCCAAGATTACATTTATCAAAAATATGTAGAATATGAAAATCCTTATATTGTTGACAATGTTCAATGAAATTATTCAACACCAAGTGGATCTGATGGAATAAATTCACTTTATAAAATTCCAACTAATAGTTCATCTGGAGAAGGTGATTCAAATAGTGGTGATTCTTCAGGAAATTCTAGTGGAGACTCATCTTCTGGTGGAAGCACAGCTTCAACAAGTTCTTTTGTAACAAGAAGATCAAATTCTACAAGTGAAGCAGTACCAACTGCAGATGATGACTCTTCTTCTGGGGATAGCGGAGATTCTGATAGTGATAGTAGTACAACAACTACTGCAAATTCAGGTAGTTATGCTTTTCCATATTTTGGCAATGAAAATGGTACTAACAGTTCGTATGGTACAGTTACTAAATTTGTAAATTTCTTAAATGGTTCTTCAACTACAAGTAACTATATTACAAATACTGATACTGGTTTAAAAAGTATTGATAAGATTCATACTGATGGTGACTCAACTTTAAAACTAGTAAAAAATAGTACAATATTTAATGATCAAAGTGCAGAGTATGCTTCAGCTGTATCTTATTTGTATGGTGTTTTAAGTAGTACAAATGGTACAACTAATGGCACATCACAAATGACTGATATAAAAGGTCAAATTACACACAATATTGATCTAACTTCAGCTACTAATGGTTTAGACTACATTACTTCAAATTTTGTTTCAACTAGTAATTTATATACAAGCTCAAGTGGTTCAACACCTAGTATTAATTCATTATTGTTACCAAAAGAATATCTTTCTAACATTATTAATCCCAATGGTTCTTTAAGTGCTTTAAGTTCAAATAACTTATATGTCGTTGATAACTTTATTCCAGGAACTATAAAGACTAGCAGTTCTTCAACTGCTACTGGAAACCCTTTAGATAAATTCATGTTCTTTAGAAGTTCAACAGGAGTTGAAGCTGTATCAATTGATGGAAGTACAGTAATTGAAAAAGCAACAACAGTAAAAGATAAAAAAGCATATGCTGCTAATGTTGTTTTATATAGATACTTTATGGGCTCTGAGGGTCACTCAAATTTCACAATAGATTTAAGCTCAGAATTATCAACATTCTTTAGCTCAAATATAGATTGATTAATTTATCAATATATTAATGAAGGAACTAATTTTGCAGGTATTGATGGAACTTCAACTTCTCAAACAATGTTTAACTTAAGTGAAATCAGTGCAAATGACCAAACATTAGCTAGAGCAATTTCATTCTTTGTTCCAGCATCAACTTATTACAATAATATTTATTCAGCAGCTGAAAAAATGTATGCTGCTAAAAAGACATATAACCAAAATTATGGATATAGTGTTTATAGTAATGGGTTAGCTTCAAACTTTAATTACAACTATGGACAATCTACTGACGCTCAAAACAATTATGTAAATCCAAATATTTTTTATGAAAACACATTAGTTGCAGCGACTGCAAATAGCCCTTATTTAACAACTGCAACTTCTAAAAATGTTAATGCTACTACAGGGTCATCAGGCACTAGTGGTTCTTTATACCAACAAGTACTAAATAGCATAAGTAGTGTTGTTAGCAACATTAATAAACAAGATGCAGATTATAATAGATACACTCAATATTTATATTCAACTAACTATTATGTAAATGCAGCAATGACTTCAGTATTATCTAATACTGGATATGTATCTGCAGAAATTCAAAATCCTATTTTAAATAACTATATTGGTAGTTTTTATTCAGTAACAAATGGAAGTAATAGAAATAGTTTTTCTTTATCAGCAAATCCTTTTAGTACCAGCAATTCTTCTGATAGTACTAGCACAGGTGAACTCCAAACATACTTACAAAATGCTATGTATAATTTCTTTTTCTTAAGCAATTATACTGGTGAATCAAATAGTTTAATTTCATTTGGTGCAACTACAAATACTAAAAGCAGTTCTTCAATTTCAACAAGTAATAATGCAACAAATCTTTTAGGAAATATAAGAAGTTATAGTTTTGATCTTTGAAATGATAACAACTCTAAAGATATATCAACTCAAGCATCTAATTACAATACTTTATATAGAACAGTTGCAAGTATTAAATATCTATTAGGAACTGATTTATCTAACTTCTTACAATATATGAGAAGTTATGTAGGTAATGAAAAAGCATATGTTGCATGACAAAATTCTGAGAATACAAATGTTGGTGCTTTGAAAACTGGAACAACTACATATACAACGCCAACATCTCAAAGTTTAATAACACAATCTAATTTATCAATAAATACTAATAATGCAATTTATGGTAACTATGTTGGTAAGAGCCCTTACACTTCTTCTTCAAGTGGTGGAGGATCAACTTCAAGTCCAGCTAATGCTTATAACTTAGACACAAACACTTCTTATCAATCAAGTATTAATACAAGTTATTTTTCAATAACTTCTAATTCATTTACTAGTAATGGAAGTAGTGGTGGAGGATCTAACTCTTCAGTAAATACAGGATTTATGGGATTACAATTATCTTCATCAAATAGTTTACCTTCAGATGTAGCTAATGCATTATTTACAAAACCATATGATTATAATATTGGAACTACTGGTGTGTATTATCAATATGGTACTAAAGAAAATTTAAAATCAGAAATTACAAATACTATTACATTAGCTAACCTTACAACATTAGCTACTAATTTAGATTCATTAACAAACTATGCTCATAACCTTACTGGAATTATAAATAGTACTAAATCTTTAAATGAAAAGAAAGCTGATTTAATTAATGTAGTTGATTCATTAAGTGAAGAAGAATTCAAACAATTTAAAGGTTATGTTGGAAATTCTGTAACAAGTGGTAGCACTACTACAATCAATTCATATTCATCTGATGCAACTTCAGTTGCTAAATATGGAACATATGCAATTGAATTAAAAGCAAGTGACTTTAATTCTTTAAGTTCATTACAAACTGCACTTGGTGCAAGTAGTGGAAATGCAGAGTCATACAAACTAGCAGATGAAATTATATGTAACTTAATTGTTCAATATGCTTCACAAGCAAATAATCAAACTTATTGAATTTCAAATATTGTTGGAAACAACAAAATTAATATCTATGACATTAGAGCATACAATGCAATTTCAAGTGATGGAATTACTTGAGTTAGAAACTTTAAAACAATATCTAAATAA